A stretch of Lathyrus oleraceus cultivar Zhongwan6 chromosome 6, CAAS_Psat_ZW6_1.0, whole genome shotgun sequence DNA encodes these proteins:
- the LOC127097760 gene encoding structural maintenance of chromosomes protein 1 isoform X2 translates to MKSMKKEHFLWQLFNLENDFVNTTEELEVEKRSREGVIEELEEFENEASKKKKEQAKHLKEVTLREKKITEKGNKLDKNQPELLKLKEEMSRIRKKIEKGKKELGKKIEQQGKHDKEIAKLRNDIEDLTAKVADVQEKSRNVGGQLKLDGNDLEEYYRIKEEAGMKTAKLKEENELLDRQQHADTEAQKNLEENLKQLKSRESELDSQEKKMRERLKKILDSSAKNKDAVENLNTELRVMKEKHNESKRKYDYLKIRIGEVEKDLRELKADRHENERDAKLSQAVATLKRLFQGVHGRMTDLCRPTQKKYNLAVTVAMGKLMDAVVVEDEKTGKECIKYLKEQRLPPQTFIPLQSIRVKPIMERLRTLGGTAKLVFDVIQFDPPLEKAILFAVGNTLVCEDLEKAKLLSWSGERFKVVTVDGILLTKSGTMTGGTSGGMEARSKQWDDKKFDAYVKKKEQYEAELKELGSIRDMHLKESDTEGKKSGLEKKIQYAEIEKRSIEDKLSNFSLEKGTIKEEIKRISPELKKLGDAVEKRNRELITLEKRINEITDRIYRDFSKSVGVANIREYEENRLKDAQNVAEERLKLSSQLSKLKYQLEYEQNRDMSSRIEELKSSISALENDLNRVQDKEAEAKLAAEKATEAINQLKDEAKEWKSKSEDCEKEIQEWKKKASAATTNISKLNRQINLKEAQIEQILSQKKEISEKCELEQISLPTISDPMDTDISTPPPVYDFDKLSKPLKERKPSGRDKIEVDFKQKMDALISEIERTAPNLKALDQYEALLEKERAVTEEFEAIRKEEKEKADRFNVVKQKRYDMFMDAFNHIAGNIDKIYKQLTKSNTHPLGGTAYLNLENDDDPFLHGMKYTAMPPTKRFRDMEQLSGGEKTVAALALLFSIHSFRPSPFFILDEVDAALDNLNVAKVAGFIRSKSCEGARVNQDADGGNGFQSIVISLKDSFYDKAEALVGVYRDSGRGCSSTLTFDLSKYQES, encoded by the exons ATG AAATCTATGAAGAAAGAACATTTCTTGTGGCAGTTGTTCaatttagaaaatgattttgtTAATACAACTGAGGAACTTGAAGTTGAAAAAAGAAGTCGTGAAGGTGTTATTGAGGAGTTAGAAGAGTTTGAAAATGAAGCTAGTAAAAAGAAAAAAGAGCAAGCCAAACATCTGAAAGAAGTTACGCTACGTGAGAAGAAAATAACTGAGAAAGGCAACAAACTCGACAAGAAT CAACCAGAGCTTCTTAAATTAAAGGAGGAAATGTCTCGCAttagaaaaaaaattgaaaaagggAAGAAGGAGCTTGGCAAAAAAATTGAACAACAAGGGAAGCATGACAAAGAAATAGCAAAGCTACGTAATGATATTGAGGATCTTACGGCAAAAGTGGCAGACGTGCAGGAAAAGAGTAGAAATGTTGGTGGTCAGCTCAAGTTAGATGGCAATGACTTGGAAGAATATTATAGAAT AAAAGAGGAAGCTGGGATGAAAACCGCAAAGCTTAAAGAGGAAAATGAACTGTTAGATAGGCAGCAACATGCTGACACTGAAGCTCAAAAGAATTTGGAAGAGAATCTTAAACAATTAAAAAGTCGTGAGTCTGAGCTGGATTCACAGGAAAAAAAAATGCGAGAAAGGCTTAAAAAAATTCTTGATAGTTCTGCAAAGAATAAGGATGCTGTTGAAAATTTGAATACAGAACTACGTGTGATGAAAGAAAAACATAATGAGTCCAA GAGAAAATATGATTACTTGAAGATAAGAATTGGCGAAGTAGAAAAGGATCTACGCGAATTGAAGGCTGATAGACATGAAAATGAGAGAGATGCTAAATTGTCTCAGGCTGTGGCGACTCTGAAACGCTTGTTTCAAGGAGTCCATGGTCGCATGACTGATCTTTGTAGGCCAACACAGAAGAAGTATAACTTAGCTGTTACTGTTGCTATGGGTAAATTAATGGATGCTGTTGTTGTTGAGGATGAAAAGACTGGGAAGGAATGCATCAAG TATTTAAAAGAGCAGAGGCTTCCTCCCCAGACATTTATTCCTTTACAATCTATTCGAGTGAAGCCAATAATGGAAAGATTACGCACATTAGGTGGTACAGCAAAACTGGTTTTTGATGTGATTC AGTTTGATCCCCCCTTGGAGAAGGCAATTCTATTTGCTGTTGGGAATACTCTTGTTTGCGAAGACCTTGAGAAAGCCAAACTTTTAAGCTGGAGTGGAGAGAGGTTTAAAG TTGTAACTGTGGACGGAATTTTGCTGACGAAATCCGGCACAATGACTGGTGGCACTAGTGGTGGAATGGAAGCAAGGTCAAAGCAGTGGGATGACAAGAAATTTGACG CATATGTTAAGAAAAAAGAGCAGTATGAAGCGGAGCTGAAAGAGCTAGGATCAATAAGAGATATGCACCTTAAAGAGTCTGATACAGAGGGGAAAAAAAGTGGACTTGAAAAGAAAATTCAATATGCTGAGATTGAAAAG AGAAGCATTGAAGACAAACTTTCAAATTTTAGTCTCGAAAAGGGGACCATCAAAGAAGAAATTAAACGTATTAGTCCAGAACTGAAGAAG TTAGGAGATGCTGTTGAAAAGAGGAATAGAGAATTAATTACTCTTGAGAAAAGGATAAATGAAATTACTGATCGGATATACAGAGACTTCAGCAAGTCAGTTGGGGTTGCAAATATTCGTGAGTATGAAGAAAATCGACTCAAGGATGCTCAAAATGTAGCAGAGGAGAGGCTGAAGCTGAGTAGCCAACTTTCGAAGTTAAAATATCA GTTGGAGTATGAGCAAAATCGAGACATGAGTTCAAGAATTGAAGAATTGAAATCTTCCATAAGTGCTTTGGAGAATGATTTAAATCGGGTACAGGACAAAGAAGCTGAAGCAAAGTTAGCAGCAGAGAAGGCTACCGAAGCGATCAATCAGTTGAAGGATGAAGCTAAAG AGTGGAAATCGAAGTCAGAGGATTGTGAAAAGGAGATCCAGGAATGGAAGAAGAAGGCTTCTGCAGCCACAACAAACATATCCAAACTGAATCGTCAGATAAACTTAAAG GAGGCACAGATTGAGCAGATATTAAGCCAAAAGAAGGAGATATCAGAGAAGTGTGAACTAGAACAGATTAGCCTTCCAACCATATCAGATCCTATGGATACCGATATCTCAACTCCGCCTCCAGTTTATGACTTTGATAAACTCAGTAAGCCACTAAAAGAAAGGAAACCCTCTGGCAGGGATAAAATAGAGGTAGATTTCAAGCAAAAAATGGATGCATTGATATCTGAGATAGAAAGAACAGCACCCAATTTGAAGGCATTGGACCAGTATGAGGCTCTGCTTGAAAAAGAAAGAGCTGTAACTGAAGAGTTTGAAGCTATCAGGAAAGAAGAGAAGGAGAAAGCAGATAGATTCAATGTAGTAAAGCAGAAGAG ATATGATATGTTCATGGATGCTTTCAACCATATAGCTGGTAATATAGATAAAATTTACAAACAACTTACAAAGAGCAACACACATCCTCTGGGTGGAACAGCATACCTAAATTTGGAAAATGATGATGATCCGTTTCTACATGGCATGAAGTACACTGCTATGCCACCAACAAAGCGATTCCGCGACATGGAACAACTGTCTGGTGGTGAAAAGACTGTTGCTGCACTTGCATTGCTATTCTCCATTCATAG